A DNA window from Parabacteroides johnsonii DSM 18315 contains the following coding sequences:
- a CDS encoding TraG family conjugative transposon ATPase gives MRNTSKMTTLENKFPLLAVEHGCIISKDADITVAFEVELPELYTVTGAEYEAIHGYWCKAIKVLPDFSVVHKQDWFIKERYQPELHKDDMSFLSRSFERHFNERPYLKHTCYLYLTKTTKERNRMQSNFSTLCRGHIIPKELDKETAAKFMEAAEQFERIINDSGFVRLRRLSTDEIVGTDGKAGLIERYFSLMPEGDATLQDIDLSAREMRIGDNRLCLHTLSDAEDLPGTVATDTRYEKLSTDRSDCRLSFASPVGLLLSCNHIYNQYVIIDNSEENLQKFEKSARNMQSLSRYSRSNSINREWIDRYLNEAHSYGLTSVRAHFNVMAWSDDAEELKHIKNDVGSQLASMECVPRHNTIDCPTLYWAAMPGNAADFPAEESFHTFIEQAVCLFTEETNYRSSLSPFGIKMVDRLTGKPLHLDISDLPMKRGVTTNRNKFVLGPSGSGKSFFMNHLVRQYYEQGAHVVLVDTGNSYQGLCEMIRRKTGGADGVYFTYTEEKPISFNPFYTDDYLFDVEKKDSIKTLLLTLWKSEDDKVTKTESGELGSAVNAYIERIRADRSIVPSFNTFYEYMRDDYRRELAERDIKVEKEDFNIDNMLTTMRQYYRGGRYDFLLNSAENIDLLGKRFIVFEIDSIKDNRELFPVVTIIIMEAFINKMRRLKGVRKQLIVEEAWKALSSANMADYLRYMYKTVRKYFGEAIVVTQEVDDIISSPVVKESIINNSDCKILLDQRKYMNKFDQIQALLGLTEKEKSQILSINMANNPSRLYKEVWIGLGGTQSAVYATEVSAEEYLAYTTEETEKVEVYRLAEQLGGDIEAAIRQLAERRRNKNNQ, from the coding sequence ATGAGGAATACATCCAAAATGACAACACTGGAAAACAAGTTCCCGCTGCTGGCTGTGGAGCATGGCTGTATCATTTCCAAAGACGCCGACATCACGGTGGCTTTCGAGGTGGAACTGCCGGAGCTTTACACCGTGACGGGTGCGGAGTACGAGGCGATACACGGTTACTGGTGTAAGGCAATCAAGGTGCTGCCGGACTTCTCCGTCGTCCACAAGCAGGACTGGTTCATCAAGGAACGCTATCAGCCGGAACTTCACAAGGACGACATGAGCTTTTTAAGCCGCTCTTTCGAGCGTCACTTCAACGAGCGTCCGTACCTGAAGCACACGTGCTACCTCTACCTGACCAAGACGACAAAGGAGCGTAACCGGATGCAGAGCAATTTCAGCACGCTGTGCCGGGGACATATCATCCCGAAGGAGCTTGACAAGGAAACCGCTGCGAAGTTCATGGAGGCTGCGGAACAGTTCGAGCGTATCATCAACGACAGCGGCTTTGTCAGGCTGCGCCGCCTCTCCACCGACGAGATTGTGGGGACGGACGGCAAAGCCGGACTGATAGAGCGTTACTTCTCGCTCATGCCCGAAGGCGACGCCACGTTGCAGGACATCGACCTCTCGGCACGGGAGATGCGCATCGGCGACAACCGCCTGTGCCTGCACACCCTGTCCGATGCGGAAGACCTTCCCGGCACGGTGGCTACCGACACCCGGTATGAGAAACTCTCCACCGACCGCTCGGACTGCCGCCTCTCCTTCGCCTCCCCGGTGGGGCTGCTGCTTTCCTGCAACCACATCTACAACCAGTACGTGATTATCGACAACAGCGAGGAGAACCTTCAAAAATTCGAGAAGTCCGCGAGGAATATGCAGTCGCTATCCCGCTATTCAAGGAGCAACAGCATCAACCGCGAGTGGATAGACCGCTACCTGAACGAGGCGCACTCCTACGGGCTGACCTCGGTGCGGGCGCACTTCAACGTCATGGCGTGGAGCGACGATGCGGAGGAATTGAAACACATAAAGAACGATGTTGGCAGCCAGCTGGCAAGCATGGAGTGCGTGCCGCGCCACAACACCATCGACTGCCCGACACTTTATTGGGCGGCTATGCCCGGCAACGCTGCGGACTTCCCAGCGGAGGAAAGCTTCCATACCTTCATCGAACAGGCTGTGTGCCTCTTCACGGAGGAAACCAACTACCGCAGCTCGCTCTCGCCCTTCGGCATCAAGATGGTGGACAGGCTCACGGGAAAGCCGCTGCACCTCGACATCAGCGACCTGCCGATGAAGCGGGGTGTCACGACCAACCGTAACAAGTTCGTATTAGGTCCTTCGGGCAGCGGCAAGTCGTTCTTCATGAACCACTTGGTGCGCCAATACTACGAACAGGGCGCGCATGTGGTATTGGTGGACACGGGAAACTCCTATCAGGGGCTATGCGAGATGATACGGCGCAAGACAGGCGGGGCGGACGGTGTGTATTTCACCTACACGGAGGAGAAGCCCATCAGCTTCAACCCTTTCTATACCGATGATTATCTGTTCGACGTGGAGAAGAAGGACAGCATCAAGACGCTGCTGCTGACGCTCTGGAAGTCGGAGGACGACAAGGTGACGAAAACCGAAAGCGGGGAATTGGGCAGTGCCGTGAATGCCTACATCGAGCGCATCAGGGCAGACCGGAGCATCGTCCCCTCGTTCAACACTTTCTATGAGTACATGCGCGACGACTACCGCAGGGAACTGGCGGAGCGTGACATCAAGGTGGAGAAGGAGGACTTCAACATCGACAACATGCTCACCACCATGCGGCAGTATTACCGGGGCGGACGCTACGACTTCCTGCTCAACTCGGCGGAGAATATCGACCTGCTGGGCAAACGGTTCATCGTCTTCGAGATTGATTCCATCAAGGACAACCGCGAACTGTTCCCGGTGGTGACCATCATCATCATGGAAGCCTTCATCAACAAGATGCGCAGGTTGAAGGGCGTGAGAAAGCAACTTATCGTGGAAGAGGCTTGGAAGGCTCTTTCGTCGGCGAACATGGCTGACTACCTGCGCTATATGTACAAGACGGTGCGCAAGTATTTCGGTGAAGCAATCGTGGTGACGCAGGAGGTGGACGACATCATTTCCTCGCCCGTCGTCAAGGAGAGCATCATCAACAACTCGGACTGTAAAATCCTGCTCGACCAGCGCAAGTACATGAACAAGTTCGACCAGATTCAGGCGTTGCTCGGACTGACGGAGAAGGAGAAGTCGCAGATACTCTCCATCAACATGGCGAACAACCCCTCACGGCTCTACAAAGAGGTGTGGATAGGCTTGGGCGGCACGCAGTCGGCGGTCTATGCCACCGAGGTCAGTGCTGAAGAATATCTGGCGTACACCACCGAGGAAACGGAAAAGGTGGAGGTGTACCGTCTGGCGGAGCAATTGGGCGGCGACATCGAAGCCGCCATCCGGCAGCTTGCCGAAAGGCGGAGAAACAAGAACAATCAATAA
- a CDS encoding DUF4133 domain-containing protein, with translation MAEYPINKGISRPVEFKGLKAQYLFIFCGGLLALFVLFVILYMVGIDQWVCIGFGVASSSVLVWQTFALNARYGEHGLMKLGAARSHPRYLINRRRITRLFKRKRKEEMT, from the coding sequence ATGGCTGAATACCCGATAAACAAGGGTATCAGCCGTCCGGTAGAGTTCAAGGGCTTGAAGGCTCAGTACCTCTTCATCTTCTGCGGAGGTCTGCTGGCTCTCTTCGTCCTGTTCGTCATCCTCTACATGGTCGGCATCGACCAGTGGGTATGTATCGGCTTCGGCGTGGCATCGTCCTCCGTCCTCGTATGGCAGACCTTCGCGCTGAACGCCCGGTACGGCGAACACGGGCTTATGAAATTGGGAGCGGCACGGAGCCATCCCCGATACCTTATCAACCGGCGGCGGATCACCCGATTATTCAAACGGAAACGAAAGGAAGAAATGACATGA
- a CDS encoding DUF4134 domain-containing protein: MNKNNRQKLILSAALLVAATASAFAQGNGIAGINEATSMVSSYFDPGTKLIYAIGAVVGLIGGVKVYGKFSSGDPDTSKTAASWFGACIFLIVAATILRSFFL; this comes from the coding sequence ATGAACAAGAACAACAGACAGAAACTTATCCTCTCAGCGGCACTTCTGGTTGCCGCAACCGCCTCCGCCTTCGCGCAGGGGAACGGCATCGCGGGCATCAACGAAGCCACCTCTATGGTGAGTTCGTACTTCGACCCCGGCACGAAACTCATCTACGCCATCGGCGCAGTAGTCGGGCTTATCGGGGGCGTGAAAGTGTACGGGAAATTCTCGTCCGGCGACCCCGACACCTCCAAGACAGCGGCAAGCTGGTTCGGAGCGTGCATCTTCCTGATTGTCGCCGCCACCATCCTGCGCTCATTCTTCCTTTAA
- a CDS encoding DUF3408 domain-containing protein, with translation MKRKMNNSQAESLQTRKSERTAARAAQCTTGCGQGTDGGVFRKGKDGVKPISTFLQASEIKTRQCIYISREIHEKVAIVASRMGNGLSIGKFVDNILRDHFRQYGAQYTEQIENAKKVRL, from the coding sequence ATGAAAAGAAAGATGAACAACAGTCAGGCTGAGAGCCTGCAAACAAGAAAGAGTGAAAGAACCGCTGCCCGTGCAGCACAGTGTACAACCGGCTGCGGTCAGGGAACGGACGGCGGTGTGTTCCGCAAGGGCAAAGACGGCGTCAAGCCTATCTCCACCTTCCTGCAAGCATCGGAAATCAAGACACGGCAATGTATATACATCAGCCGCGAAATCCATGAGAAAGTCGCCATAGTTGCCAGCCGCATGGGTAACGGGTTGAGCATCGGCAAGTTTGTGGACAACATCCTCCGTGACCACTTCCGGCAATACGGGGCGCAGTACACGGAACAGATTGAAAACGCTAAAAAAGTAAGGCTATGA
- a CDS encoding DUF3408 domain-containing protein, whose product MAKKARIEDIDSDAVINSFRMDDTSIPPQARSTDGSVQAPSPEDGMRTVIPPPASRPKEEPERRRRNGKTEKTDYDGTFVCEANVTARLGKQVYIRKEYHDRIHKMLHVIGGNEVTIASFLDNVLTHHFTQFQDEIAESFRRHMESYNL is encoded by the coding sequence ATGGCAAAGAAAGCAAGAATAGAGGACATCGACAGCGATGCCGTAATCAATTCGTTCCGCATGGATGATACAAGCATACCGCCGCAGGCAAGAAGCACGGACGGGAGCGTGCAGGCTCCATCACCGGAAGACGGGATGCGGACGGTCATTCCTCCGCCTGCATCCCGTCCCAAAGAGGAACCTGAACGCAGGCGCAGGAATGGAAAGACGGAGAAAACCGATTATGACGGCACATTCGTATGCGAAGCCAACGTCACCGCAAGGCTCGGAAAACAAGTGTATATCCGTAAGGAGTACCACGACCGCATACATAAGATGCTTCATGTAATCGGTGGCAACGAGGTGACTATCGCCAGTTTTCTTGACAACGTGCTGACACACCATTTCACACAGTTCCAAGACGAGATCGCGGAATCGTTCAGGCGGCATATGGAATCCTACAATTTATAA
- a CDS encoding ParA family protein — MKEATYVAISTQKGGAGKTTLTVLVASYLHYVKGYNVAVVDCDFPQYSIHDMRKRDLKAVIEDGHYKMLAYEQLKRLKKNPYTIRCSRAEDAIRTAENLTDAQPDLDFVFFDLPGTINNADVVRTIAKMDYIFTPIIADRVVMESSIKFATVINDQMISTGKSGIKGIYLVWNMVDGREKTELYKAYDKVCAEFALPILETFLPDSKRFRKETAAERKAVFRSTAFPADKALVRGSNLDKLVDEILGIIKN, encoded by the coding sequence ATGAAAGAAGCAACCTATGTGGCGATCTCCACGCAGAAAGGAGGAGCCGGTAAGACAACCCTGACAGTGCTTGTGGCAAGCTACCTGCACTACGTGAAAGGCTACAATGTAGCCGTGGTGGACTGTGATTTTCCGCAGTACAGTATCCATGACATGCGCAAGCGTGACCTGAAAGCCGTCATAGAGGACGGGCACTACAAGATGCTGGCGTATGAGCAGCTCAAGCGGCTGAAGAAAAACCCATACACAATCAGATGCAGCCGCGCGGAGGATGCGATAAGAACCGCAGAGAATCTGACGGATGCGCAGCCCGATCTTGACTTCGTGTTCTTCGACCTTCCGGGCACTATCAACAATGCCGATGTGGTACGGACCATCGCCAAAATGGACTATATCTTCACACCCATCATCGCAGACCGGGTGGTAATGGAAAGCTCCATCAAGTTCGCCACCGTCATCAACGACCAGATGATAAGCACGGGCAAATCCGGCATAAAAGGGATTTATCTCGTATGGAACATGGTTGACGGGCGCGAGAAGACCGAGCTTTACAAGGCATACGACAAGGTCTGCGCCGAGTTCGCGCTGCCCATTCTTGAAACATTCCTGCCCGACAGCAAGCGTTTCCGTAAAGAAACGGCTGCGGAGCGCAAGGCTGTGTTCCGCTCCACCGCGTTCCCTGCGGACAAGGCACTGGTACGTGGCAGTAACCTTGACAAACTCGTCGATGAGATTCTCGGCATCATCAAAAACTGA
- the mobA gene encoding conjugal transfer protein MobA, giving the protein MKEKRNKTGRNPKLDPAVFRYTVRFNEEEHNRFLAMFEKSGVYAKSVFIKAHFFGQPFRVLKVDKTLVDYYTRLSDFHAQFRAVGTNYNQVVKELRLHFSEKKAMALLYKLEQQTVELVKLSRQIVELSREMEAKWSQKSV; this is encoded by the coding sequence ATGAAAGAGAAAAGAAACAAGACCGGGAGAAATCCCAAACTTGATCCGGCGGTGTTCCGCTACACCGTCCGTTTCAACGAGGAGGAACACAACCGTTTCCTCGCCATGTTCGAGAAGTCGGGCGTTTACGCCAAGTCGGTTTTCATCAAGGCGCACTTCTTCGGGCAGCCGTTCAGGGTGCTGAAAGTGGACAAGACGCTGGTGGATTACTACACCAGACTGTCCGATTTCCATGCGCAGTTCCGCGCGGTAGGCACGAACTACAACCAAGTCGTGAAGGAACTCAGGCTGCATTTTTCCGAGAAAAAGGCGATGGCGTTGCTCTACAAGCTGGAGCAACAGACCGTCGAACTCGTGAAACTGAGCCGTCAGATTGTGGAACTTTCAAGGGAAATGGAGGCGAAATGGTCGCAAAAATCAGTGTAG
- the mobB gene encoding conjugal transfer protein MobB, translated as MVAKISVGKSLYGALAYNGEKINEAKGRLLTTNRIYNDGTGTVDIRKAMEGFLACMPEHTRVEKPVLHISLNPYPDDVLTDTELQDIAREYLEKLGYGDQPYLVFKHEDINRHHLHIVTINVDEKGRRLNQDFLFRRSDRIRRELERKYGLHPAERKNPRLENPLRKVDASVGDMKRQVGNTVKALNGQYRFQTMGEYRALLSLYNMTVEEARGNVRGREYHGLVYSVTDDAGNKTGNPFKSSLFGKSAGYEAVQKKFARSKQEIQDRKLADMTKRTVLSVLEGTYDREKFVSRLREKGIDTVLRYTEVGRIYGATFIDHRTGCVLNGSRMGKELSANALQEHFTLPYAGLPPIPLSVPVETGEDMRGQTASDLENTAGGVGLLTPEGPAVDTEEEAFIRAMQRKRKKKRRKGLGM; from the coding sequence ATGGTCGCAAAAATCAGTGTAGGAAAGTCGTTGTACGGCGCACTTGCCTACAACGGGGAAAAGATCAACGAGGCGAAAGGGCGTCTGCTCACCACCAACCGCATCTACAATGACGGCACGGGGACGGTGGACATACGCAAAGCGATGGAGGGCTTTCTTGCCTGTATGCCGGAGCATACGAGGGTGGAGAAACCGGTACTCCATATCTCGCTCAACCCGTATCCCGACGACGTGCTGACCGATACGGAATTGCAGGACATCGCACGCGAGTATCTGGAGAAACTCGGCTACGGGGACCAGCCGTATCTTGTTTTCAAGCACGAGGACATAAACCGCCACCACCTGCATATTGTGACAATCAATGTGGACGAGAAAGGCAGGCGGCTCAATCAGGATTTCCTTTTCCGCCGCAGCGACCGCATCCGACGGGAACTGGAACGGAAGTACGGGCTGCACCCGGCGGAGCGTAAGAATCCACGTCTGGAAAACCCGCTGCGCAAGGTGGATGCTTCGGTGGGCGACATGAAGAGGCAGGTCGGGAATACCGTCAAGGCTCTGAACGGACAGTACCGTTTCCAGACGATGGGCGAATACCGCGCCCTTCTTTCCTTATATAATATGACGGTGGAGGAAGCGCGGGGAAACGTGCGCGGACGAGAATATCACGGGCTGGTCTATTCCGTCACTGATGATGCCGGTAACAAGACGGGCAACCCGTTCAAGTCCTCGCTTTTCGGGAAGTCCGCAGGCTATGAAGCCGTGCAGAAGAAGTTTGCCCGTTCCAAACAGGAGATTCAGGACCGGAAACTCGCCGACATGACAAAACGCACCGTCCTTTCCGTGCTTGAAGGCACGTATGACAGGGAGAAGTTCGTTTCGCGGCTCAGGGAGAAAGGCATCGACACCGTGCTGCGCTACACGGAGGTAGGACGCATCTACGGAGCCACGTTCATCGACCACCGCACGGGCTGCGTGCTGAACGGCTCGCGCATGGGCAAGGAACTTTCCGCCAACGCCTTGCAGGAACATTTCACGCTGCCTTACGCCGGACTGCCGCCGATTCCGCTTTCCGTTCCGGTGGAAACAGGAGAGGATATGCGCGGACAGACCGCATCCGACCTCGAGAACACGGCGGGCGGTGTCGGTCTGCTCACTCCCGAAGGTCCGGCTGTGGACACCGAGGAGGAAGCCTTTATCCGGGCGATGCAGCGTAAGAGGAAAAAGAAGAGGCGCAAGGGCTTGGGAATGTAA
- the mobC gene encoding conjugal transfer protein MobC, translated as MSQQEDDLRALAKIMDFLRAVSIILVVMNVYWFCYEAIRLWGVDIGVVDRILMNFNRTAGLFRSILYTKLFAVLLLALSCLGTKGVKGEKITWRRIWTALAAGFVLFFLNWWILALSLPVEAVTGLYVLTVGAGYVCLLMGGLWMSRLLKHNLMDDVFNNENESFMQETRLIESEYSVNLPTRFYYRKRWNNGWINVVNPFRASIVLGTPGSGKSYAVVNSFIKQQIEKGFSMYVYDFKFSDLSTIAYNHLLNHPEGYKMKPKFYVINFDDPRRSHRCNPIHPDFMEDITDAYESAYTIMLNLNKSWVQKQGDFFVESPIILFAAIIWYLKIFQNGKYCTFPHAIEFLNRRYEDIFPILTSYPELENYLSPFMDAWLGGAAEQLMGQIASAKIPLSRMISPQLYWVMSDSEFTLDINNPEEPKILCVGNNPDRQNIYGAALGLYNSRIVKLINKKGMLKSSVIIDELPTIYFKGLDNLIATARSNKVAVCLGFQDFSQLVRDYGDKEAKVVMNTVGNIFSGQVVGETAKTLSERFGKVLQKRQSISINRQDVSTSINTQMDALIPPSKISGLTQGMFVGSVSDNFNERIEQKIFHCEIVVDAEKVKREEKAYQPIPIITDFTDEDGKDCMKETVQANYRRIKEEVKQIVADELERIANDENLKHLLQQK; from the coding sequence ATGTCACAACAAGAAGACGATTTGAGGGCATTGGCGAAAATCATGGATTTTCTGCGTGCCGTGAGTATTATTTTAGTGGTCATGAACGTGTACTGGTTCTGCTATGAAGCCATACGGCTCTGGGGCGTGGACATCGGCGTGGTGGACAGAATCCTGATGAACTTCAACCGCACGGCGGGGCTGTTCCGCTCCATCCTCTACACGAAACTGTTCGCCGTCCTCCTGCTTGCCCTGTCCTGTCTGGGGACAAAGGGCGTCAAGGGAGAGAAAATCACTTGGAGAAGAATCTGGACGGCTCTTGCCGCAGGGTTCGTGCTGTTCTTCCTTAACTGGTGGATATTGGCATTGTCGTTGCCGGTTGAAGCGGTAACGGGGCTTTACGTGCTGACCGTCGGCGCAGGTTATGTCTGTTTGCTGATGGGCGGTCTGTGGATGAGCCGCCTGTTGAAGCATAACCTGATGGATGACGTGTTCAACAACGAGAACGAGAGCTTCATGCAGGAAACACGGCTCATCGAAAGCGAGTATTCGGTCAATCTGCCCACACGCTTTTATTACAGGAAACGTTGGAACAACGGCTGGATAAACGTGGTAAACCCGTTCCGTGCCTCCATCGTGTTAGGCACGCCGGGCAGCGGAAAGTCATATGCGGTGGTCAACAGTTTCATCAAGCAGCAGATTGAGAAGGGCTTCTCAATGTATGTTTACGACTTCAAATTCAGCGATTTGTCCACGATTGCCTATAATCATCTGCTCAACCACCCGGAGGGATACAAGATGAAGCCGAAGTTCTACGTGATTAACTTCGACGACCCGCGACGCAGCCACCGTTGCAATCCCATCCATCCGGATTTCATGGAGGATATTACGGACGCTTACGAGAGCGCGTACACCATTATGCTCAACTTAAATAAGAGTTGGGTGCAGAAGCAGGGCGACTTCTTTGTGGAATCGCCCATCATCCTCTTCGCAGCTATCATCTGGTATCTCAAAATTTTTCAGAACGGCAAGTATTGCACGTTCCCCCATGCCATCGAGTTCCTGAACCGCCGTTACGAGGATATTTTCCCGATACTGACCTCTTACCCGGAACTGGAGAACTATCTCTCACCATTCATGGATGCGTGGCTCGGAGGAGCTGCGGAGCAGTTAATGGGGCAGATCGCATCAGCGAAAATCCCGCTGTCACGCATGATTTCCCCGCAGCTCTATTGGGTGATGTCGGACAGCGAGTTCACGCTGGACATCAACAATCCCGAAGAGCCGAAAATCCTATGCGTGGGCAACAATCCGGACCGTCAGAACATTTACGGTGCGGCTCTCGGTCTGTACAACTCCCGCATCGTGAAGCTTATCAACAAGAAAGGGATGTTGAAGTCGTCGGTCATCATCGACGAGCTTCCGACGATATACTTCAAGGGGCTGGACAACCTTATCGCCACCGCGCGAAGCAACAAGGTTGCCGTGTGTCTGGGATTTCAGGATTTCAGCCAGTTGGTGCGTGACTACGGGGACAAGGAGGCGAAAGTGGTGATGAACACGGTCGGCAATATCTTCTCCGGTCAGGTGGTGGGCGAAACCGCCAAGACGCTCTCGGAACGGTTCGGAAAGGTGTTGCAAAAACGGCAGTCCATCTCTATCAACCGACAGGATGTTTCCACCTCCATCAACACGCAGATGGACGCGCTTATCCCGCCGAGCAAGATTTCCGGATTGACGCAGGGCATGTTTGTCGGTTCGGTGTCCGACAACTTCAACGAGCGTATCGAGCAGAAGATTTTCCACTGTGAGATTGTCGTGGATGCCGAGAAGGTGAAACGCGAGGAGAAAGCCTACCAGCCGATACCCATCATTACCGACTTCACGGACGAGGATGGCAAAGACTGCATGAAGGAAACGGTGCAGGCGAATTACAGGCGCATCAAGGAGGAGGTGAAGCAGATTGTCGCAGACGAGCTGGAACGCATCGCTAATGACGAAAATCTGAAACATCTGTTGCAGCAGAAATAG
- a CDS encoding ATP-binding protein: MSIDNLDIIKRLIAEKECGRVEFKETTGQLERGMETLCAFLNGEGGTVLFGVTDKGKIIGQDVSDKTKRDIADAVRRIEPFATVEVSYTEIPDTGKSVIALSAEEQRYMRPFSYKGRAYLRVESATSTMPQEMYNQYLIQRGGKYAWEAITNPDLKISDLDEHAVISAVRGGIRSGRLPEATIREDLPTILEKFSLLHDGKLNNASAVLFGRDFYYYPQCLLRLARFKGTTKDEFIDNQRVTGNIYALLDAAMAFFFKHLSLSGKIEGLYREEELEIPYKALRECCTNALCHRSYHRPGSSVGIAIYDDRVEIENSGTFPPDMTMEKLLSGHNSEPQNLIIANVLYKSEVLESWGRGIGLIISECRRIGIPDPEFHTDGNSVWVIFRYVRKAVGYNPTVTPQLPDSSPITTPQVGKVLSAIGKQTLSTKEIMGIIGLKDKSNFLELYLYPVIRLDLVEPIYPEKPKHPRQKYRLTEKGLELLKQQ; the protein is encoded by the coding sequence ATGAGCATAGACAACCTCGACATAATAAAACGGTTGATAGCCGAAAAAGAATGCGGACGGGTGGAGTTCAAGGAAACCACCGGACAGTTGGAGCGCGGCATGGAAACGCTTTGCGCCTTCCTTAACGGAGAAGGCGGCACGGTATTGTTCGGTGTCACCGACAAGGGAAAAATCATCGGACAGGACGTTAGCGACAAAACCAAGCGGGATATAGCGGACGCGGTCCGGCGTATCGAGCCTTTTGCCACAGTTGAAGTTTCTTATACTGAAATACCAGACACCGGCAAAAGCGTCATCGCACTGTCTGCGGAAGAACAAAGATATATGCGTCCGTTCTCTTACAAAGGACGGGCTTACCTGCGGGTGGAAAGCGCGACATCCACCATGCCGCAGGAGATGTATAACCAATATCTGATACAGCGGGGCGGGAAATACGCTTGGGAAGCAATAACAAATCCTGACCTAAAAATATCCGACCTCGACGAACATGCCGTCATTAGTGCTGTTCGCGGGGGAATCAGAAGCGGTCGTTTACCTGAAGCAACCATAAGGGAAGACCTGCCGACCATTCTCGAAAAATTCAGTCTGTTGCATGACGGGAAACTTAACAATGCTTCAGCAGTGCTGTTCGGTCGTGATTTTTATTATTATCCCCAATGCCTGCTCCGTCTGGCGCGTTTCAAAGGCACGACGAAAGACGAGTTTATAGACAATCAACGTGTCACCGGGAATATCTACGCACTGCTGGATGCGGCAATGGCGTTCTTTTTCAAGCATCTCTCCCTTTCCGGAAAGATAGAGGGGCTATACCGTGAGGAGGAACTGGAAATACCTTACAAGGCTTTGAGGGAGTGCTGCACAAACGCATTGTGCCACCGCTCGTACCACCGTCCCGGAAGCTCGGTGGGGATAGCCATCTATGACGACCGTGTGGAAATAGAGAACAGCGGAACATTTCCACCTGACATGACAATGGAAAAGCTGTTAAGCGGTCATAATTCAGAACCGCAAAACCTGATCATAGCGAATGTGCTGTATAAAAGCGAGGTCTTGGAAAGCTGGGGAAGGGGCATCGGGCTTATTATAAGCGAGTGCCGGCGTATAGGCATTCCTGATCCGGAATTCCATACGGACGGAAACAGCGTATGGGTTATTTTCCGCTATGTCCGGAAAGCTGTGGGGTACAACCCGACAGTTACCCCACAGTTGCCCGACAGTTCCCCCATAACCACCCCACAAGTGGGAAAAGTGTTGTCCGCAATCGGGAAACAGACGCTCTCGACAAAAGAGATTATGGGCATAATCGGATTGAAAGACAAAAGCAATTTCTTGGAACTCTACCTATATCCTGTAATAAGGCTGGATTTGGTGGAACCGATTTACCCGGAAAAGCCTAAACACCCACGACAGAAATACCGCCTTACAGAGAAAGGCTTGGAATTGTTGAAACAGCAATAG
- a CDS encoding RteC domain-containing protein, whose translation MNYFLLAETEFFRRINEAGDCNMETAYTAFATQVIELCSGNVDSNRTIIALAYIEIELQHHPVRNLPEEKREVAAYISKALSFVRKMQKFLAAPQVPPLIPIRTSSDNTTENPSSPLQWTGNAIDLVELIYGINEMGCINNGNMPLKQLAPLLYKIFGVESKDCYRFYIDIKRRKNESRTYFLDRMQEKLNERMLRDEEMERMRR comes from the coding sequence ATGAATTATTTCTTATTGGCGGAAACCGAGTTTTTCCGCCGTATAAACGAAGCCGGGGACTGCAATATGGAAACGGCATACACGGCTTTCGCCACGCAAGTGATCGAACTATGCAGCGGCAATGTGGACTCCAACCGCACCATCATCGCGCTGGCTTACATTGAAATCGAGTTGCAGCACCATCCCGTGCGCAATCTTCCCGAAGAAAAGAGGGAGGTTGCAGCCTACATCAGCAAGGCACTCTCTTTTGTTAGGAAGATGCAGAAGTTCCTTGCCGCTCCCCAAGTGCCACCACTAATCCCCATCCGTACATCCTCCGACAACACAACCGAAAATCCCTCCTCACCCCTGCAATGGACGGGCAACGCCATCGACCTCGTGGAACTTATCTACGGCATCAACGAGATGGGCTGCATCAACAACGGCAACATGCCGCTCAAACAGCTGGCCCCGCTTCTCTACAAGATTTTCGGGGTCGAATCAAAGGACTGCTACCGCTTCTATATAGACATCAAACGACGGAAGAACGAAAGCCGCACCTATTTCCTTGACAGGATGCAGGAGAAACTGAACGAGAGAATGCTCCGCGACGAAGAAATGGAGCGCATGAGAAGATAA